Proteins encoded by one window of uncultured Draconibacterium sp.:
- a CDS encoding TetR/AcrR family transcriptional regulator encodes MKTSSKQQIIEAAGVTFERYGFKKTTMDDIAFAAGKGKSSLYYYFKNKEEVFEAVVAHEAEILVNEINSSLTTSSSAVDKLTNYVTTRMKRFVERGNLATALNDNFLATFSFIEKIRNNYHDFEVEMIAKIINDGIQREEFKSIDATFTAEAILTCMIGFEVPLLTKSQTIEDSVSKIRSVINMFLYGICT; translated from the coding sequence ATGAAAACGAGTTCGAAACAACAAATTATAGAAGCTGCCGGTGTAACTTTTGAACGCTATGGTTTTAAAAAGACAACCATGGACGACATTGCATTTGCAGCCGGAAAGGGAAAGAGCTCGCTTTACTATTATTTTAAAAATAAGGAAGAGGTTTTTGAGGCCGTTGTTGCACACGAAGCTGAAATTTTGGTTAACGAGATTAACTCTTCATTAACCACTTCATCTTCAGCCGTTGACAAATTAACGAATTATGTAACAACAAGAATGAAAAGGTTTGTAGAACGGGGAAACCTGGCTACTGCATTAAACGATAACTTTTTGGCAACATTTTCTTTTATTGAAAAGATACGAAATAACTATCATGATTTTGAAGTTGAAATGATTGCCAAGATTATTAATGACGGGATTCAAAGAGAAGAATTTAAATCGATTGATGCCACATTTACCGCAGAAGCAATTCTTACGTGTATGATCGGTTTTGAGGTTCCTTTACTTACAAAATCACAAACTATCGAAGACTCTGTAAGCAAGATTAGAAGCGTTATAAATATGTTCCTTTATGGGATATGCACCTAA
- a CDS encoding porin family protein, producing the protein MNFLRRSLIMIMVTGALSLGTTLIANAQMSYGVKVAAGAACQSDLLRIADNCDAVFSPTFGLVGKYQFTDGFALKSGLEYQLKGRSYTEENIDMSEKLQYLSLPVKAEFSAGEKAGLKKGQRVYFAVGPYLSYLLDAELEIDDVYSDLGNDTKNFDAGLGFELGMEFPVFNQKALQIGLNYDMGFVEVYKSAPDLHNKMASISLGFLF; encoded by the coding sequence ATGAATTTTTTAAGAAGATCATTAATCATGATCATGGTAACAGGAGCATTATCACTTGGTACTACTTTAATTGCAAATGCTCAAATGAGTTATGGTGTAAAAGTAGCTGCAGGAGCTGCCTGCCAGTCTGACCTTTTAAGAATTGCAGATAACTGCGATGCTGTGTTTAGCCCAACTTTTGGTTTAGTTGGAAAATATCAGTTTACTGATGGATTTGCTTTAAAAAGTGGACTTGAATACCAGCTGAAAGGAAGGAGCTACACCGAGGAGAACATAGATATGTCGGAGAAGCTGCAATATTTAAGCTTACCTGTAAAAGCAGAGTTTTCTGCCGGAGAAAAGGCAGGATTAAAAAAAGGACAACGTGTATATTTTGCTGTAGGTCCCTATTTAAGCTATTTGCTTGATGCAGAGTTAGAAATCGACGACGTATACTCAGACCTGGGAAATGACACTAAAAATTTTGATGCAGGATTAGGTTTTGAATTGGGAATGGAATTTCCGGTATTCAATCAGAAAGCGCTTCAAATTGGATTAAACTACGACATGGGATTTGTTGAGGTTTATAAATCAGCACCCGACCTGCACAACAAAATGGCATCAATCAGTTTAGGATTCCTTTTTTAA